A genomic window from Halogeometricum borinquense DSM 11551 includes:
- a CDS encoding phosphoglycerol geranylgeranyltransferase — MTGPWTDWNHVLKVDPDKDLIDGETFEDVCQTGTDAIEIGGTLDITADKMQRVVDACAEYDVPLYQEPSNPGVVIDDDALDGYLIPTVFNAKDAFWITGAHKEWVRIENGMDWGRTHTEAYIVLNPEASVAQLTDANCDQSADDVASYASVAERMFGQEIVYVEYSGMFGDTEKVQAAHDALDDATLFYGGGIRDYDAAYEMGQHTDVVVVGDLLHDEGVDAVRETVEGARDAMEERAEAEA; from the coding sequence ATGACCGGGCCTTGGACCGACTGGAACCACGTTCTCAAAGTGGACCCAGACAAAGACCTCATAGACGGCGAGACGTTCGAGGATGTCTGTCAAACCGGAACGGACGCCATCGAAATCGGCGGTACCCTCGACATCACCGCGGACAAGATGCAACGGGTGGTGGACGCCTGTGCCGAGTACGACGTCCCGCTGTATCAGGAACCGTCGAACCCCGGCGTCGTCATAGACGACGACGCACTGGATGGCTACCTCATCCCGACCGTTTTCAACGCGAAAGACGCCTTCTGGATCACGGGCGCGCACAAAGAGTGGGTCCGGATCGAGAACGGGATGGACTGGGGACGCACGCACACTGAGGCGTACATCGTCCTCAATCCGGAGGCTTCCGTCGCCCAACTGACCGATGCCAACTGCGATCAGAGCGCAGACGATGTCGCCTCCTACGCTTCCGTCGCCGAACGAATGTTCGGACAAGAAATCGTCTACGTGGAATACTCGGGCATGTTCGGCGACACCGAGAAAGTGCAAGCCGCACACGACGCGCTGGACGACGCCACGCTGTTCTACGGCGGCGGCATCCGCGACTACGACGCCGCCTACGAGATGGGCCAGCACACCGACGTGGTCGTTGTGGGTGACCTCCTCCACGACGAAGGCGTGGACGCGGTGCGAGAAACGGTCGAGGGCGCACGCGACGCGATGGAAGAGCGCGCCGAAGCCGAAGCGTAA
- a CDS encoding DUF4013 domain-containing protein, with protein MFDALADLRDLLDRDRTDTLVVGTLLSLATVSAPVVGVLLLGYAVRAIRYRVRGDGVPAFDGWHSIFRDGLRVAVTTGPLHAPAVAIITVVGYDRMLRGASSLAYIGHYAFSPDYGAVAALVAVAFLELAGGFLSVATLVALASSDTMGRHLLTDVVAVARRRRFHRVFGLVLGVGVAARFARLALGVIPFVGEPLGAVVSFVALVVAASALAGVVSRDGGDPLASPLSDTAPADGVDAVGTDGRLSEEHLSEV; from the coding sequence ATGTTCGATGCGCTCGCTGATCTCCGCGACCTGCTCGACCGCGACCGAACTGACACGCTCGTCGTGGGAACGCTTCTGTCGCTCGCAACTGTTTCGGCCCCCGTTGTCGGCGTTCTGCTTCTCGGGTACGCCGTCCGCGCGATCCGCTACCGGGTGCGAGGCGATGGTGTTCCCGCGTTCGATGGTTGGCATTCGATCTTCCGCGACGGACTCCGTGTCGCTGTCACCACAGGACCGCTTCACGCCCCGGCAGTGGCGATTATCACCGTCGTCGGCTACGACCGGATGCTTCGCGGGGCGTCGTCGCTCGCGTACATCGGCCACTACGCGTTCTCACCGGACTATGGCGCGGTGGCCGCACTCGTCGCGGTCGCGTTTCTTGAACTGGCCGGCGGATTTCTCTCGGTAGCGACGCTTGTCGCACTCGCCTCCAGCGATACCATGGGCCGGCATCTCCTGACGGACGTAGTGGCGGTCGCCCGTCGTCGCCGGTTCCATCGCGTATTCGGCCTCGTCCTCGGTGTCGGCGTCGCCGCACGTTTTGCTCGGCTCGCACTCGGTGTCATTCCGTTCGTCGGCGAACCTCTCGGCGCGGTTGTCTCGTTCGTCGCCCTCGTCGTCGCGGCATCTGCACTGGCGGGCGTCGTCAGTAGAGACGGTGGTGATCCCCTTGCGTCCCCGCTTTCCGACACCGCTCCCGCTGACGGCGTCGATGCGGTCGGCACCGATGGACGCCTCTCAGAGGAACACCTATCGGAGGTGTGA
- the aspS gene encoding aspartate--tRNA(Asn) ligase, whose translation MQNRTYTADAEPGDSVTVAGWVHEVRDLGGIAFLILRDKSGKIQIKLEKDEMDEELVETGLDVARESVVSVSGDVKEEPRAPTGVEVVPEDIDVMAEADTQLPLDPSGKVDAELSTRLDNRTLDLRKDEVKAVFEIRAEILRSVRDAFRGLNATEINTPKIVATGTEGGTELFPITYFGQEAFMNQSPQLFKQLMVGSGLERVFEVGPIFRAEEHNTPRHLNEATSIDFESAFFDHTEAMDACEHVVKAAYEGVAENCQRELETLGLAEEFEVPEGEFPRLTYEEAIERINATGELDEQLVWGDDLPTEGERALGEDVGEHYFITDWPSEIKPFYIKDHDDDETLSTGFDMMHPRMELVSGGQREHRFEHLVAGFEQQGLDPDQFEYYTKMFKYGMPPHAGWGLGGERLVMTMLGLDNIREAVLFPRDRQRLSP comes from the coding sequence ATGCAGAACCGAACTTACACGGCAGACGCCGAACCCGGCGACAGCGTCACCGTCGCGGGGTGGGTTCACGAGGTCCGTGACCTCGGAGGCATCGCCTTTCTCATCCTGCGAGACAAGAGCGGCAAGATTCAGATCAAACTCGAAAAAGACGAGATGGACGAAGAGCTCGTCGAGACGGGTCTCGACGTGGCCCGCGAGAGCGTCGTCTCCGTCTCCGGCGACGTAAAGGAGGAGCCGCGCGCCCCGACGGGCGTCGAAGTCGTCCCCGAGGACATCGACGTGATGGCCGAGGCCGACACGCAACTGCCTCTCGACCCGTCCGGAAAGGTTGACGCGGAACTCTCGACGCGCCTCGACAACCGGACGCTCGACCTCCGCAAGGACGAGGTGAAGGCCGTCTTCGAGATCCGCGCAGAAATTCTCCGCTCGGTCCGCGACGCCTTCCGTGGCCTCAACGCGACGGAGATCAACACGCCGAAAATCGTCGCTACCGGTACCGAGGGCGGCACAGAGCTGTTCCCAATCACGTACTTCGGCCAAGAGGCGTTCATGAACCAGTCGCCCCAGCTGTTCAAACAGCTCATGGTCGGCTCGGGTCTCGAACGCGTCTTCGAGGTCGGTCCGATTTTCCGCGCCGAAGAACACAACACGCCGCGACACCTGAACGAGGCGACTTCCATCGACTTCGAGTCGGCGTTCTTCGACCACACGGAAGCGATGGACGCCTGCGAACACGTCGTCAAGGCCGCCTACGAGGGCGTCGCCGAGAACTGTCAGCGCGAACTCGAAACGCTCGGTCTCGCAGAGGAGTTCGAGGTTCCCGAGGGCGAGTTCCCGCGTCTCACCTACGAGGAGGCCATCGAGCGAATCAACGCGACGGGCGAACTCGACGAGCAACTCGTCTGGGGCGACGACCTGCCCACGGAGGGCGAGCGCGCACTCGGTGAGGACGTTGGTGAACACTACTTCATCACCGACTGGCCGTCCGAGATCAAGCCGTTCTACATCAAGGACCACGACGACGACGAGACCCTCTCGACGGGCTTCGACATGATGCACCCGCGGATGGAACTCGTCTCCGGTGGGCAGCGTGAACACCGCTTCGAACACCTCGTCGCCGGCTTCGAACAGCAGGGTCTTGACCCCGATCAGTTCGAGTACTACACGAAGATGTTCAAATACGGCATGCCCCCGCACGCAGGCTGGGGTCTCGGTGGCGAGCGTCTCGTGATGACGATGCTCGGTCTGGACAACATCCGCGAAGCGGTTCTGTTCCCACGAGATCGCCAGCGATTGAGCCCATAG